Proteins encoded within one genomic window of Enterococcus haemoperoxidus ATCC BAA-382:
- a CDS encoding putative polysaccharide biosynthesis protein has product MINQPNPADQPILTNQEKMVKGSAWMTASNIISRLLGAVYIIPWYAWMGEHANEANSLSSMGYTVYALFLLISTAGLPAAIAKQTSYYNSLNEYKLSRQLFYKALQLMAILGAIFAIIMYLAAPLLAKWSGGGEELIPTMRSLSLAVLIFPCMSVVRGYFQGNQDMMPYALSQIVEQVARVFYMLLTAFIIMKVIDGNYVDAVTQSTLAAFVGMLASLVVLLYYIRKQKPMFDYLEAHSANEHEASTRDLLTETLKEAIPFIIVGSGVTVFKLVDQFTFSNFMNTFTAYSGSQLRTLFAIFNANPDKLTMVVIALATSISATGLPLITEAITLKKYRDLSKLISNNFQLFMFVMLPATFGMIVLAKPLYTMFYAPDDLGVSVLIQACFAGLFMGLYMLSSTMLMGMYENKAAIKYFGLGLALKLIIQYPSIRLFEVYGPLIATMIGFALSCVLIMRKIKKVSHFNFGLTLRRGLLIFLITLVMVIAAIVMRQFLYLFLDPTRKFQSFVIIMIVAAFGGAVYGYITLKLRLADKLLGASVVKIRRKLKIK; this is encoded by the coding sequence ATGATAAATCAACCAAATCCTGCTGATCAACCGATCTTGACTAACCAAGAGAAAATGGTTAAAGGATCTGCTTGGATGACAGCTAGTAATATAATTTCTCGTTTGTTGGGTGCGGTATACATTATCCCATGGTACGCATGGATGGGAGAACACGCCAACGAAGCAAATAGTTTATCTTCAATGGGATATACTGTGTATGCTCTCTTTTTATTAATATCTACAGCGGGGCTTCCTGCGGCTATAGCTAAGCAGACCTCTTATTACAATTCATTGAATGAATATAAGCTCAGCCGACAGCTTTTTTATAAGGCTCTTCAGTTGATGGCTATTTTAGGTGCTATTTTTGCAATCATCATGTATCTTGCAGCACCACTTCTAGCTAAGTGGTCAGGCGGCGGAGAAGAATTGATTCCAACGATGCGTTCACTAAGTTTAGCTGTATTGATTTTTCCTTGTATGAGCGTTGTTCGAGGTTATTTCCAAGGAAACCAAGATATGATGCCTTATGCTTTGTCACAAATTGTTGAACAAGTTGCACGTGTTTTTTATATGTTATTGACAGCATTTATCATTATGAAAGTCATCGATGGAAATTATGTTGATGCAGTAACACAATCAACACTTGCCGCATTCGTAGGAATGTTAGCTAGCTTAGTTGTTTTGCTTTACTATATTCGTAAACAAAAACCAATGTTTGACTATCTTGAAGCTCACAGTGCCAATGAGCATGAAGCTTCAACTCGAGATTTATTGACAGAGACTTTAAAAGAAGCAATTCCGTTTATTATTGTTGGATCAGGTGTGACAGTTTTTAAACTAGTTGACCAGTTTACATTTTCTAATTTTATGAATACCTTTACCGCATATTCTGGCAGTCAGTTGAGAACTTTGTTTGCAATATTTAATGCAAATCCAGATAAACTAACAATGGTAGTGATTGCGTTAGCAACCTCTATTTCAGCTACAGGGTTACCATTGATCACTGAAGCGATTACCTTGAAAAAATACCGTGATTTGTCTAAATTGATTAGTAACAATTTTCAATTGTTTATGTTTGTGATGTTGCCGGCGACATTCGGTATGATCGTCTTAGCAAAACCACTTTATACAATGTTTTATGCACCAGATGACTTAGGTGTTTCGGTCTTGATTCAAGCCTGTTTTGCTGGTTTGTTTATGGGATTATATATGTTATCATCAACAATGTTAATGGGGATGTATGAGAATAAGGCCGCCATCAAATACTTTGGTTTAGGTCTTGCTTTGAAATTGATTATTCAATATCCAAGTATACGACTTTTCGAAGTTTATGGCCCATTGATTGCTACGATGATCGGGTTTGCGCTATCTTGCGTGTTGATCATGAGAAAAATCAAGAAAGTCAGTCACTTCAATTTTGGCTTGACGTTACGACGTGGATTATTGATTTTCTTGATCACATTAGTAATGGTGATTGCAGCAATCGTGATGAGACAATTCTTGTATCTATTCTTGGATCCAACACGCAAATTCCAATCTTTTGTGATTATCATGATCGTAGCGGCATTTGGCGGGGCAGTATACGGATATATCACATTAAAACTGCGCTTAGCGGACAAATTACTAGGAGCAAGTGTAGTTAAAATTCGTCGTAAGTTGAAAATAAAATAA
- a CDS encoding pseudouridine synthase, giving the protein MRLDKFLAETGVGSRKEAKQLLKKGLVTVNEKVIKDGKTHIDEKQDSIKFAGETLTYQKYYYYLLHKPQGVISATEDKWDQTVIDILRNEDYREDLFPVGRLDKDTEGLLLLTNDGQLAHQLLSPKKHVDKEYFAKVQGVVTEKDVRQFAEGFALNNKEQVKPSELMIESVDETSEISEIRLIIQEGKFHQVKRMFEAVDKKVVYLKRLRMGTLWLDEDLALGEYRALTEKELEDLNKRF; this is encoded by the coding sequence ATGCGTTTAGATAAATTTCTTGCAGAAACTGGAGTTGGCAGTCGGAAAGAAGCCAAACAATTGTTGAAAAAAGGATTAGTCACTGTAAATGAGAAGGTCATCAAAGATGGTAAGACACACATTGATGAAAAGCAGGATAGCATTAAATTTGCTGGAGAAACATTAACCTATCAAAAATATTACTATTATTTGTTGCACAAACCGCAAGGCGTGATCTCAGCAACAGAAGATAAATGGGATCAAACAGTAATAGATATACTAAGAAATGAAGACTATCGCGAAGATCTATTTCCTGTCGGTCGTCTGGATAAGGATACAGAAGGTTTATTGCTGTTAACGAATGATGGACAACTGGCTCATCAATTATTATCTCCTAAAAAACATGTAGACAAAGAATACTTCGCAAAAGTTCAAGGAGTCGTAACTGAAAAAGATGTACGTCAGTTTGCGGAAGGATTTGCGTTGAACAATAAAGAGCAAGTCAAACCGAGTGAACTAATGATTGAATCAGTAGACGAAACAAGCGAAATCTCAGAAATACGTTTGATTATTCAAGAAGGAAAATTTCATCAAGTAAAACGCATGTTTGAAGCGGTCGATAAAAAAGTAGTTTACCTAAAACGGTTGCGAATGGGAACGTTATGGCTAGATGAAGACTTGGCCTTAGGTGAATATCGAGCTTTGACTGAAAAAGAGCTTGAAGACCTAAATAAAAGGTTTTAG
- a CDS encoding ABC transporter ATP-binding protein, with translation MNVIELKGLTKLYKKQAAIDQVDLSVEKGEIYGFIGPNGAGKSTTIKAMLNFIYPDQGTATLLGLDSIKDVKEIRKRTGYVSSDVRFYPNMTTIDVLKYVADFHQLKNSKQQIDYFIELFDIDARKKMSDLSLGNKKKIAITAGILPNPELLILDEPTNGLDPLMQHRLFEELEKYNKKGMTIFLSSHDLNEVQQHAHRAAFIRQGKIITVQDITKEKSLGKVITLIGDHIPLSLFEQMGAAILKHQGNETRLLYEGDLRKVLPLLSDTSIQDFTITNPELEDQFMALYEGGDGK, from the coding sequence ATGAATGTTATTGAACTGAAAGGGTTGACCAAGCTATACAAAAAACAAGCAGCTATCGATCAAGTAGATTTATCAGTAGAAAAAGGTGAAATCTACGGTTTTATCGGTCCAAATGGTGCCGGAAAATCAACGACAATCAAAGCCATGCTAAATTTTATCTATCCTGATCAAGGAACAGCTACTTTACTTGGTTTGGATAGCATTAAAGATGTTAAAGAAATTCGTAAGCGTACAGGTTATGTATCAAGCGATGTCCGTTTTTATCCAAATATGACAACAATTGACGTGCTTAAATACGTGGCTGATTTTCACCAACTAAAAAACAGCAAACAGCAAATCGATTATTTTATTGAGTTGTTTGATATAGATGCTCGTAAAAAAATGTCCGATCTATCACTAGGAAATAAAAAGAAAATTGCGATTACAGCAGGTATCTTACCAAATCCAGAATTACTGATTTTAGACGAACCTACCAACGGGTTGGACCCATTGATGCAGCACCGTCTATTTGAAGAGTTAGAAAAATACAATAAAAAAGGCATGACAATTTTTTTATCTAGCCATGATTTAAATGAAGTTCAACAACACGCACATCGAGCAGCCTTTATTCGTCAAGGAAAAATCATCACAGTTCAAGATATTACAAAGGAAAAATCATTAGGTAAAGTCATCACATTGATTGGTGATCACATCCCATTGTCGTTATTTGAACAAATGGGTGCTGCTATTTTAAAACACCAAGGAAATGAAACTCGATTATTATACGAAGGTGATTTACGTAAAGTCCTGCCACTATTGAGTGATACTTCGATTCAAGATTTTACGATCACAAATCCTGAATTAGAAGATCAGTTTATGGCCTTGTATGAAGGAGGAGATGGAAAATGA
- a CDS encoding ABC transporter permease subunit, translated as MITAKIESKSLVKGLIIWTILFAVIIFGFSAVYPQMHSSAMEDLLGAKLNGLSPSLLKTFNISVSGQTSFLVATGFFGYYFQYMFLAACIYAMMLGSQSLIKEETDGTIEFLYAQPVTRIGIVTSKFVGNVLILAIFWLFSFAVSVGSTLLYRQSSDSAATIIREISRIYIQESLILLFFLTLGFFVSTFLKSSKQSTSISLGIVFGFYLIGIFSDLNDSFSWAKNVSPTHMGIPGNLLDKGLSVGNVASLSVLLILFLAGTYGVYQRKDLKV; from the coding sequence ATGATTACAGCAAAAATCGAAAGTAAGTCGTTAGTAAAGGGGCTGATCATTTGGACTATTTTATTTGCCGTTATTATTTTTGGCTTTAGTGCAGTTTATCCCCAAATGCACAGTTCAGCGATGGAGGATCTTTTGGGAGCTAAATTGAACGGGTTATCTCCATCCTTACTAAAGACGTTCAACATTAGCGTGAGTGGACAAACAAGCTTTTTAGTAGCTACCGGGTTCTTTGGTTACTATTTTCAGTATATGTTTTTAGCAGCATGCATTTATGCTATGATGCTGGGAAGTCAGTCTTTGATCAAAGAAGAGACAGATGGCACGATTGAATTCTTATATGCACAACCTGTAACACGTATTGGGATCGTGACAAGTAAATTTGTAGGAAATGTATTGATTCTAGCTATTTTTTGGTTATTTTCATTTGCAGTTTCTGTAGGTTCAACGCTATTATATCGCCAATCAAGTGATTCTGCTGCAACGATCATCAGAGAAATCAGTAGAATCTATATCCAAGAAAGTTTGATTTTGTTGTTTTTCTTAACACTGGGCTTTTTTGTTTCGACATTTTTAAAATCTAGTAAACAAAGTACCAGTATTTCATTAGGTATTGTGTTTGGGTTTTATTTAATTGGCATTTTTTCAGATTTGAATGACTCATTTAGTTGGGCAAAAAATGTTTCACCCACACATATGGGGATTCCAGGCAACTTGTTGGATAAAGGGTTATCTGTTGGAAATGTGGCTTCATTGAGTGTCCTGCTTATTTTATTTTTAGCTGGAACATATGGAGTTTATCAACGGAAGGATTTGAAAGTCTAG
- a CDS encoding TetR/AcrR family transcriptional regulator, which yields MNEVKIDQKKYDRILEAALSHFAKYGYQKSSTDQIANDAEVSKGLIFHYFGKKHVLYERTISAVVDFLTEQSKGLFTEKNPDLVEVIVVSIQHKMKLEQAYPKHLQLLKVAYTQKQLLPKGIQAKLTQYMDENTNITYPLLTRILGQLPIKKGIEKQNVVQLVLGVFNQISTESLQLLKADPEVTEVKQMDFLAERAEIYMRILQTGYLENKTEEK from the coding sequence GTGAACGAAGTCAAGATCGATCAAAAAAAATACGACCGAATTTTAGAAGCGGCATTAAGCCATTTTGCAAAGTATGGATATCAAAAATCCAGTACGGATCAGATTGCAAACGATGCTGAAGTTTCAAAAGGATTGATTTTCCATTATTTTGGTAAAAAACACGTATTATATGAACGAACGATCAGTGCAGTGGTTGATTTTTTAACTGAACAATCAAAGGGTTTATTTACGGAAAAGAATCCAGATTTGGTAGAAGTCATAGTTGTATCGATTCAGCATAAAATGAAATTAGAACAAGCTTATCCGAAACATCTTCAATTGTTGAAAGTGGCATATACACAAAAACAACTGCTACCAAAAGGAATCCAAGCTAAGTTAACACAGTATATGGATGAAAATACGAACATCACCTATCCGTTATTAACTAGAATTCTTGGACAATTGCCGATCAAAAAAGGCATTGAAAAACAAAATGTTGTTCAGTTAGTTTTGGGTGTATTTAATCAAATCTCTACTGAAAGTTTGCAGCTTTTGAAAGCTGATCCAGAAGTTACCGAGGTCAAACAAATGGATTTTTTAGCAGAACGGGCAGAGATTTATATGAGAATTTTACAAACAGGATACCTAGAAAATAAAACAGAGGAAAAATGA
- a CDS encoding NAD(P)H-hydrate dehydratase, with product MKELSKENLTAVIKTRLQNSHKGTFGRSVLIGGNDSYGGAIIMSAEACVKAGCGLTSVSTAEKNHTALHARLPEAMVLDWTLTQEFNDLIDTADVILIGPGLGLDTHSQHILDNVLQQQKSSQWLVIDGSAITLFAQNHYSLNYPKQVVFTPHQMEWERLSGLKIIDQTVENNQLWQMKLGATIVLKSHRTEIYTANAKYKNPLGSPAMATGGMGDTLAGMIASFLAQFKEKEAAVCAAVYLHSFIGEELGKENYVVLPTEISKNLPYYMKRFEQLHNKTEEKR from the coding sequence ATGAAAGAACTATCAAAAGAAAATTTGACTGCTGTGATCAAGACTCGCCTACAAAATTCTCACAAAGGAACCTTTGGACGTTCCGTTTTGATTGGTGGAAATGACTCGTATGGCGGAGCAATCATTATGAGTGCAGAAGCTTGCGTTAAAGCAGGTTGTGGCTTAACTTCTGTTAGTACAGCTGAAAAAAATCATACTGCACTTCATGCTCGCTTACCTGAGGCGATGGTTCTTGATTGGACGCTCACTCAAGAATTCAATGATTTAATTGATACAGCAGATGTCATTTTAATTGGACCTGGTCTAGGGTTAGATACTCATAGTCAACATATTTTAGACAACGTCTTACAACAGCAAAAATCGTCCCAGTGGCTTGTGATCGACGGGTCTGCTATTACTTTATTTGCGCAAAATCATTATTCTTTAAACTACCCAAAACAAGTTGTATTCACACCTCATCAAATGGAATGGGAACGTCTAAGTGGCCTTAAAATCATTGATCAAACTGTCGAAAATAACCAACTTTGGCAAATGAAACTAGGGGCTACGATTGTTTTAAAAAGCCATCGAACTGAAATTTATACCGCCAACGCAAAATACAAAAACCCCTTAGGATCACCTGCCATGGCAACTGGTGGTATGGGTGATACACTTGCTGGGATGATTGCTAGTTTTCTAGCGCAATTTAAAGAAAAAGAAGCGGCCGTTTGTGCAGCCGTTTATTTGCATAGTTTCATTGGAGAAGAATTAGGGAAAGAAAATTACGTGGTCTTACCGACTGAAATCAGTAAGAATTTGCCCTATTACATGAAACGTTTTGAACAGTTACACAATAAAACAGAAGAAAAACGATAA
- the pepV gene encoding dipeptidase PepV — protein sequence MTIDWQKEVDARKDALLEDLQNLLRINSERDDSKVTPDAPFGPGPVAGLKHMLAYGERDGFAVKNVDNYAGHIEYGEGDETLGIFGHMDVVPAGDGWDTDPYEPVIKDGKIFARGSSDDKGPSMAAYYALRIIKDLGVPLSKKVRFVVGSDEESGWGDMDYYFKHEETPDFGFSPDAEFPIINGEKGNVSLYARFGGSSEGEYVLESFNAGLRENMVPGTATAVITVPTAEAAEKMQGAFSVFVDEEPISGELEANGTSVTIKVVGKGAHGASPQSGINAATFLAVFLNSYAFAGAAKEFIQVAATLVHEDFYGEKLGVAFEDAKMGKLTMNAGLFVFKKDAEEGNFMSLNFRYPKGTTAADLETGVKATAGAIGAEIVQGGRNQEPHYVPADDPLVETLLQVYEDHTGQKGHEQIIGGGTYGRLLKRGVAYGAMFPGYTDTMHQANEFMALDDLFRATAIYADAIYRLAK from the coding sequence ATGACAATTGATTGGCAAAAAGAAGTAGACGCACGTAAAGATGCGCTATTAGAAGATTTACAAAATCTATTACGCATCAATAGTGAGCGTGATGACTCAAAAGTAACACCAGATGCACCATTTGGACCAGGACCTGTTGCTGGCTTAAAACATATGTTAGCGTATGGCGAACGTGATGGTTTTGCTGTGAAAAATGTTGATAACTATGCTGGTCATATTGAATACGGCGAAGGCGATGAAACGTTAGGAATTTTCGGTCACATGGACGTTGTTCCTGCTGGTGATGGTTGGGATACGGATCCTTATGAGCCTGTCATCAAAGACGGTAAAATCTTTGCCCGTGGTTCAAGTGACGATAAAGGCCCAAGTATGGCCGCTTATTATGCATTACGAATCATCAAAGATTTAGGTGTACCATTATCTAAAAAAGTTCGTTTTGTCGTTGGTAGTGACGAAGAAAGTGGCTGGGGTGATATGGATTATTACTTCAAACATGAAGAAACTCCTGATTTCGGGTTCTCTCCAGATGCAGAATTCCCAATCATCAATGGTGAAAAAGGGAATGTCTCTTTATACGCTCGTTTTGGCGGATCAAGCGAAGGCGAATATGTTTTAGAAAGCTTCAATGCTGGTTTACGTGAAAACATGGTTCCAGGTACAGCAACCGCTGTAATCACTGTTCCAACTGCCGAAGCGGCAGAAAAAATGCAAGGCGCATTTAGTGTATTTGTGGATGAAGAGCCGATTTCTGGCGAGTTAGAAGCGAATGGTACAAGTGTAACGATCAAAGTTGTAGGAAAAGGTGCACATGGTGCTAGTCCGCAATCAGGGATCAATGCGGCGACATTCTTAGCAGTATTCCTAAACAGCTATGCATTTGCTGGCGCAGCGAAAGAATTTATTCAAGTTGCAGCAACACTTGTCCATGAAGATTTCTATGGGGAAAAATTAGGCGTAGCTTTTGAAGATGCTAAGATGGGTAAATTAACAATGAACGCTGGTTTATTCGTCTTCAAGAAAGATGCTGAAGAAGGCAACTTTATGAGCTTGAATTTCCGTTACCCTAAAGGAACAACGGCTGCTGATTTAGAAACTGGTGTGAAAGCTACAGCAGGCGCTATCGGTGCAGAAATCGTTCAAGGCGGACGTAATCAAGAACCGCATTATGTTCCAGCAGATGATCCATTAGTTGAAACATTATTACAAGTTTACGAAGATCATACTGGTCAAAAAGGTCATGAACAAATCATCGGTGGCGGAACGTACGGACGTTTACTAAAACGTGGTGTCGCTTATGGTGCAATGTTCCCAGGCTATACAGATACAATGCACCAAGCCAATGAATTTATGGCGTTGGATGATTTATTCCGTGCAACAGCAATTTATGCGGATGCGATTTATCGTTTGGCGAAATAA
- a CDS encoding ABC transporter ATP-binding protein yields MINFQNVSKKYNDQLVLEDFDVSIEDGEFFVLVGPSGSGKTTTLKMINRLIEPTDGDIYFNEQRLIDYNLKELRLTIGYVLQQIALFPNLTVAENIELIPEMKHWSKAKRRERTEELLRKVSLPPEEYLHRKPAELSGGEQQRIGILRAIAAKPDIILMDEPFSALDPISKGQLQLLIKELHKELASTVVFVTHDMNEALLLGDRICVMKDGKIVQTDTPEAIKSHPANEFVAQFFQHEHANLENYCAEDLVAAGFVEDGQVESETTVNLGTDLPTVIRILVEGKTVVLVDEDGPIGEITDRTILRFLETKIEGDQ; encoded by the coding sequence ATGATTAATTTCCAAAACGTATCAAAAAAATACAACGACCAATTAGTATTGGAAGACTTCGATGTCTCAATTGAGGACGGTGAATTTTTTGTATTAGTCGGTCCAAGTGGGAGCGGAAAAACAACCACTTTAAAAATGATCAATCGCTTGATCGAACCAACAGACGGCGATATCTATTTTAACGAGCAAAGGCTGATCGATTACAATCTAAAAGAGCTACGCTTAACAATCGGCTATGTCCTTCAGCAAATTGCGCTATTCCCAAATCTAACAGTTGCTGAAAACATTGAATTGATTCCAGAAATGAAACACTGGAGCAAAGCCAAAAGACGGGAAAGAACGGAAGAATTACTAAGAAAAGTTAGTTTACCGCCAGAAGAATACCTCCATCGAAAACCAGCTGAATTATCTGGAGGCGAACAACAACGGATCGGAATCTTACGAGCGATCGCAGCCAAACCAGATATTATTTTAATGGACGAACCGTTCAGTGCATTAGATCCAATTTCCAAAGGACAATTACAATTGTTGATCAAAGAGCTGCATAAAGAATTAGCCAGCACTGTTGTTTTTGTGACCCATGATATGAATGAGGCTCTTCTTTTAGGCGATCGGATTTGTGTGATGAAAGACGGTAAAATCGTTCAAACAGATACACCAGAAGCTATCAAAAGTCATCCAGCCAATGAATTTGTAGCACAGTTCTTCCAACATGAGCATGCCAATTTGGAGAATTATTGTGCAGAGGATTTAGTAGCCGCTGGTTTTGTAGAGGATGGACAAGTAGAGAGTGAAACAACCGTGAATTTAGGAACAGATTTACCAACGGTGATCCGCATACTTGTAGAAGGAAAAACCGTTGTATTAGTCGATGAAGATGGTCCAATCGGTGAAATCACAGATCGAACGATTCTACGCTTTTTAGAAACAAAGATAGAAGGTGATCAATAA
- a CDS encoding ABC transporter permease/substrate-binding protein, translated as MGKLIETFIARKEDFIQAVVEHIQLSLLSLLIAILIAIPLAILLTNYKKVAEFVLQITGIFQTIPSLALLGLLIPVIGIGSPPAIVALVIYALFPILQNTYTGLTEIDPSLEEAAEAFGMNKREKLIKFELQLALPYIISGIRTATVMIIGTATLAALIGAGGLGTFILLGIDRNNVYLILIGAISSAVLAVLFNFGIHLLEKATVKRIVAAFMVLLALLVGSFVYTHHEAEQKEITVAGKLGAEPDILINMYKELIEANSDIHVNLKSNFGKTSFLFNALKSGEIDVYPEFTGTVLETFLKDNKNTSNDPREVYEYARDQIKKQENMDYLEPMRYQNTYAVAVKRSFAEENGLKTIEDLKKVESQLKAGFTLEFIDREDGYKGLQKLYNLNLDVKSMEPSLRYQAINNGDVNVVDAYSTDSELKQYDLVILKDNKQLFPPYQGAPLLKAETLEKYPELKELLQPLVGKITEEEMSEMNYQVNVEQKDPATVAHDYLVEHGMLEE; from the coding sequence ATGGGAAAACTGATTGAAACATTCATTGCCCGTAAAGAAGACTTTATTCAAGCGGTCGTCGAACATATCCAACTATCGTTATTGTCATTATTGATTGCGATTCTTATTGCAATTCCGTTAGCCATTCTACTGACGAATTACAAAAAAGTCGCTGAATTTGTTCTGCAAATTACGGGGATTTTCCAAACGATTCCGTCACTGGCTTTATTAGGATTACTGATTCCGGTTATTGGGATTGGCAGTCCACCAGCTATTGTGGCGTTAGTGATTTATGCCCTGTTTCCGATTTTGCAAAATACGTATACAGGCTTGACTGAAATCGATCCTTCGTTGGAAGAAGCAGCTGAAGCTTTTGGGATGAATAAACGGGAAAAACTAATCAAGTTTGAGTTGCAGTTAGCGTTACCTTATATCATTTCAGGGATTCGCACAGCAACCGTTATGATCATCGGAACAGCGACACTTGCGGCCTTGATAGGTGCAGGAGGTCTCGGAACATTCATTTTACTTGGAATCGACCGAAACAATGTGTACCTGATCTTGATTGGAGCAATTTCTTCCGCTGTTTTAGCAGTATTGTTTAACTTTGGGATCCATTTATTGGAAAAAGCTACAGTGAAACGAATTGTAGCCGCATTTATGGTGTTACTTGCTTTATTAGTGGGTTCATTTGTCTATACTCATCATGAAGCAGAACAAAAAGAAATCACTGTTGCAGGAAAATTAGGTGCAGAACCAGATATCCTGATCAACATGTATAAAGAATTAATTGAAGCAAATAGCGATATCCACGTAAACTTAAAATCAAACTTTGGGAAAACCAGTTTCCTATTTAATGCACTAAAATCTGGTGAAATCGATGTCTACCCTGAATTTACAGGAACCGTACTTGAAACATTTTTGAAGGACAACAAAAATACATCGAATGATCCAAGAGAAGTGTACGAATACGCACGAGATCAAATTAAGAAACAAGAAAATATGGATTATCTCGAACCAATGCGTTATCAAAATACGTATGCGGTGGCAGTCAAACGATCATTTGCAGAAGAGAACGGTCTGAAAACCATTGAAGATCTGAAAAAAGTTGAAAGTCAGTTAAAAGCTGGTTTTACGCTAGAATTTATCGATCGTGAAGATGGGTATAAAGGATTGCAAAAATTGTACAACTTGAATTTAGATGTGAAGTCGATGGAACCGTCATTACGTTACCAAGCAATCAATAATGGGGATGTGAATGTGGTAGACGCTTATTCGACTGATAGTGAATTGAAGCAATATGATTTGGTGATTTTAAAAGATAATAAACAGCTATTTCCACCGTATCAAGGTGCGCCATTGCTGAAAGCTGAAACGCTTGAGAAATACCCGGAATTAAAAGAATTATTGCAGCCTTTAGTTGGTAAGATCACGGAAGAAGAAATGAGTGAGATGAATTACCAAGTGAATGTGGAGCAAAAAGATCCGGCGACCGTTGCGCATGATTATTTGGTGGAGCATGGGATGTTGGAAGAATAG
- a CDS encoding helix-turn-helix domain-containing protein codes for MDSLGYKLKTLRTQKKYTQEELAKQLFVTRQTISKWENGKTVPDIQTLNRICDFYNIQLSFLLSEESSEKKESFHNEKLIKYLAICINIVIVMILIFNLIQSAFFLHTHSVFTWFILFLLGVILLANMIILFISTGYKLYVFNVVVPVLILIIVQAIVRNQ; via the coding sequence ATGGATTCTTTAGGTTATAAACTAAAAACATTAAGAACACAGAAAAAATACACACAAGAAGAATTGGCGAAACAGCTATTTGTCACACGGCAGACTATTTCAAAATGGGAAAATGGAAAAACGGTTCCAGACATTCAAACATTAAATAGAATTTGTGATTTCTATAATATCCAGTTATCATTTTTGTTATCTGAAGAAAGTTCTGAAAAAAAAGAAAGCTTTCACAATGAAAAGCTTATAAAGTACTTAGCTATTTGTATAAATATTGTTATTGTAATGATTCTTATATTTAATTTGATACAAAGCGCTTTTTTTCTACATACACATAGCGTTTTCACATGGTTTATTCTATTTTTGTTAGGAGTTATTCTATTGGCAAATATGATTATACTCTTCATTTCAACGGGTTATAAACTATATGTATTTAATGTTGTAGTTCCCGTTTTGATTCTTATTATTGTTCAGGCTATTGTAAGAAATCAATAA
- a CDS encoding lactococcin 972 family bacteriocin: MKKTILFLGILATTVVGGFSVQASEDPEALFGGGMEARNGVTPDDVVPQSRYAAGGGDFACGVNGFKVWARYDHSRRTHSATAKNGWGGSVRDKQGAGRRAYATANAALSGNTGWWNVY; encoded by the coding sequence ATGAAGAAGACAATTTTATTTTTGGGGATTTTAGCAACGACGGTTGTGGGTGGCTTTTCGGTACAAGCAAGTGAAGACCCGGAAGCTTTATTTGGAGGTGGAATGGAAGCACGCAATGGTGTAACTCCAGATGATGTTGTTCCTCAATCAAGATATGCCGCTGGTGGAGGAGACTTTGCGTGTGGTGTTAATGGATTTAAAGTCTGGGCAAGATACGATCACTCTAGAAGAACGCATAGTGCGACAGCTAAGAATGGTTGGGGTGGTTCTGTCCGCGATAAGCAAGGTGCTGGCAGACGCGCTTATGCAACTGCAAATGCCGCGTTATCTGGTAATACAGGTTGGTGGAATGTCTACTAG